Proteins from one Sarcophilus harrisii chromosome 2, mSarHar1.11, whole genome shotgun sequence genomic window:
- the PMPCA gene encoding mitochondrial-processing peptidase subunit alpha isoform X1: MAAAMVAVTGAAGAAVLCGRGVWGRSRLRFGLTAYRRFSSGSAYPNIPLSSPLPGVPKPVFATVDGQEKFETKVTTLENGLRVASQNKFGQFCTVGILINSGSRHEAKYVGGIAHFLEKLAFSSTARFGSKDEILLTLEKHGGICDCQTSRDTTMYAVSADTKGLDTVVGLLADVVLQPRLSDEEIDMTRMAVQFELEDLNMRPDPEPLLTEMIHEAAYRENTVGLHRFCPAENIPKIDQKVLHSYLRNYYTPDRMVLAGVGIEHEQLVECARKYLLGIEPVWSSGQNKDVDKSIAQYTGGIIKIERDMSDVSLGPTPIPELTHIMIGLESCSFLEEDFIPFAVLNMMMGGGGSFSAGGPGKGMFTRLYLNVLNRHHWMYNATSYHHSYEDTGLLCIHASADPRQVREMVEIITREFILMGGAVGEVELERAKTQLMSMLMMNLESRPVIFEDVGRQVLATNSRKLPHELCALIRNVKSDDIKRVATKMLRGKPAVAALGDLTDLPTYEHIQAALASKDGRLPRMYRLFR, translated from the exons GTTTGGACTGACTGCATACAGACGGTTTAGTAGTGGCAGTGCATACCCCAacattcctctctcttctcccttaccTGGAGTGCCAAAACCTGTTTTTGCAACAGTTGATGGacaggaaaaatttgaaaccaaaGTCACAACACTAGAGAATGGACTTCGGGTGGCATCCCAAAATAAATTTGGACAGTTTTGTACAGTAGGAA ttCTAATTAATTCAGGATCAAGACATGAAGCAAAATATGTTGGTGGAATTGCTCATTTTTTGGAAAAACTGGCATTTTCG TCTACTGCCAGATTTGGCAGCAAAGATGAAATTCTTCTTACCTTGGAAAAGCATGGGGGCATTTGTGACTGCCAGACATCAAG GGACACTACCATGTATGCTGTATCTGCTGATACAAAAGGACTGGATACTGTGGTTGGCTTATTAGCTGATGTAGTGCTACAGCCAAGGTTGTCAG atgaagaaattgatatgACTCGAATGGCTGTTCAGTTTGAATTAGAGGACCTAAATATGAGGCCTGATCCGGAGCCACTTCTCACAGAGATGATTCATGAA GCTGCATACAGGGAAAATACAGTAGGCCTTCACCGTTTCTGTCCAGCAGAAAATATTCCCAAAATTGATCAAAAAGTACTCCATTCATATCTAAGAAACTATTACACTCCTGACCGGATGGTACTGGCTGGTGTAGGAATAGAACATGAGCAATTAGTGGAGTGTGCCAGAAAATATCTTCTTGGAATAGAGCCAGTTTGGAGTAGTGGGCAGAACAAAGATGTGGACAAATCCATTGCACAGTATACTGGAGGGATTATCAAG atagaaagagacatgTCAGATGTGAGTCTAGGACCCACGCCAATCCCTGAACTCACACATATCATGATAGGACTTGAGAGCTGTTCTTTTTTG GAGGAAGATTTCATCCCCTTTGCAGTGTTAAACATGATGATGGGAGGAGGAGGTTCTTTTTCAGCTGGTGGACCAGGAAAGGGAATGTTTACCAGGCTCTATCTCAATGTGCTAAACAG GCACCATTGGATGTATAATGCAACCTCTTATCACCACAGTTATGAAGATACAGGTCTCTTGTGTATTCATGCTAGTGCTGATCCTAGACAG GTTCGAGAAATGGTAGAAATCATTACAAGGGAATTTATATTAATGGGTGGAGCTGTGGGTGAg GTGGAACTTGAGAGAGCCAAGACACAACTTATGTCCATGCTCATGATGAACCTAGAATCCAGACCTGTAATTTTTGAAGATGTAGGGAGGCAGGTGCTGGCAACAAATTCCAGAAAACTACCTCATGAATTGTGTGCTCTCATTC GTAATGTGAAATCAGATGATATCAAGAGGGTAGCAACTAAAATGCTTCGGGGTAAACCTGCAGTAGCTGCCCTAGGAGACTTGACAGACCTGCCAACTTATGAGCACATTCAAGCAGCTCTTGCTAGTAAAGATGGACGACTGCCAAGAATGTATAGGCTTTTCCGATAA
- the PMPCA gene encoding mitochondrial-processing peptidase subunit alpha isoform X2, translating to MKQNMLVELLIFWKNWHFRLLPDLAAKMKFFLPWKSMGAFVTARHQGMDTTMYAVSADTKGLDTVVGLLADVVLQPRLSDEEIDMTRMAVQFELEDLNMRPDPEPLLTEMIHEAAYRENTVGLHRFCPAENIPKIDQKVLHSYLRNYYTPDRMVLAGVGIEHEQLVECARKYLLGIEPVWSSGQNKDVDKSIAQYTGGIIKIERDMSDVSLGPTPIPELTHIMIGLESCSFLEEDFIPFAVLNMMMGGGGSFSAGGPGKGMFTRLYLNVLNRHHWMYNATSYHHSYEDTGLLCIHASADPRQVREMVEIITREFILMGGAVGEVELERAKTQLMSMLMMNLESRPVIFEDVGRQVLATNSRKLPHELCALIRNVKSDDIKRVATKMLRGKPAVAALGDLTDLPTYEHIQAALASKDGRLPRMYRLFR from the exons ATGAAGCAAAATATGTTGGTGGAATTGCTCATTTTTTGGAAAAACTGGCATTTTCG TCTACTGCCAGATTTGGCAGCAAAGATGAAATTCTTCTTACCTTGGAAAAGCATGGGGGCATTTGTGACTGCCAGACATCAAGGTAT GGACACTACCATGTATGCTGTATCTGCTGATACAAAAGGACTGGATACTGTGGTTGGCTTATTAGCTGATGTAGTGCTACAGCCAAGGTTGTCAG atgaagaaattgatatgACTCGAATGGCTGTTCAGTTTGAATTAGAGGACCTAAATATGAGGCCTGATCCGGAGCCACTTCTCACAGAGATGATTCATGAA GCTGCATACAGGGAAAATACAGTAGGCCTTCACCGTTTCTGTCCAGCAGAAAATATTCCCAAAATTGATCAAAAAGTACTCCATTCATATCTAAGAAACTATTACACTCCTGACCGGATGGTACTGGCTGGTGTAGGAATAGAACATGAGCAATTAGTGGAGTGTGCCAGAAAATATCTTCTTGGAATAGAGCCAGTTTGGAGTAGTGGGCAGAACAAAGATGTGGACAAATCCATTGCACAGTATACTGGAGGGATTATCAAG atagaaagagacatgTCAGATGTGAGTCTAGGACCCACGCCAATCCCTGAACTCACACATATCATGATAGGACTTGAGAGCTGTTCTTTTTTG GAGGAAGATTTCATCCCCTTTGCAGTGTTAAACATGATGATGGGAGGAGGAGGTTCTTTTTCAGCTGGTGGACCAGGAAAGGGAATGTTTACCAGGCTCTATCTCAATGTGCTAAACAG GCACCATTGGATGTATAATGCAACCTCTTATCACCACAGTTATGAAGATACAGGTCTCTTGTGTATTCATGCTAGTGCTGATCCTAGACAG GTTCGAGAAATGGTAGAAATCATTACAAGGGAATTTATATTAATGGGTGGAGCTGTGGGTGAg GTGGAACTTGAGAGAGCCAAGACACAACTTATGTCCATGCTCATGATGAACCTAGAATCCAGACCTGTAATTTTTGAAGATGTAGGGAGGCAGGTGCTGGCAACAAATTCCAGAAAACTACCTCATGAATTGTGTGCTCTCATTC GTAATGTGAAATCAGATGATATCAAGAGGGTAGCAACTAAAATGCTTCGGGGTAAACCTGCAGTAGCTGCCCTAGGAGACTTGACAGACCTGCCAACTTATGAGCACATTCAAGCAGCTCTTGCTAGTAAAGATGGACGACTGCCAAGAATGTATAGGCTTTTCCGATAA